The following is a genomic window from Geminicoccaceae bacterium.
AATCGCCCGAACGGCCACCTGTCTTGCGGATGAGCCGTATGCCGGTAATGCGCATGCCCCGGTCGAGCGCCTTGCACATGTCGTAGATCGTCAGAGCTGCAACACTGACTGCCGTCAACGCTTCCATTTCGACACCTGTCCTGTGGCTCACCTTGCATACAGCCTCGATACGCACTCCCGGCAATTCGGTATCAGGTTCGAGACGAACCCTGACCGATGTCAGCGGCAAAGGGTGGCAAAGGGGGATGAGATCGCTGGTGCGCTTGGCTCCCATGATTCCGGCAAGCTGGGCTATCGTCAGCACGTCGCCCTTCTTGATACCCCGATCCGAGATTCGCTGCAGCGTAGCGGGCTCCATGATGACCACACCGCATGCCGTCGCACTGCGCTCGGTGACATCCTTGCCGCCGACATCGACCATCACGGCATTACCCTCGGCATCGATATGAGTGAGATCGCTCATGATGGCTCCGATAAAATGCAGACAATCGCTCATGAGAGCGGTCATCCTGGGATCTGAATGCCGTTAACTCAACACCGTCGAACACGGGAGAGGCAAACATGCAGGGGCTCTGGAAGGGCGGGTGGCTCTGGTCACCGGAGCAGGCTCGATCGGTCGGGACAGGAGCGGCAAGGCAAGCCAGCCGGCAAACCGGTTTCCTGCCTACCCTCCCGTGACGCTCATATGGCGCTTGACGGCTGGACGATTGTGCCGGCGATCGATGATGAAATCGTGTCCCTTGGGTTTTCTGGCAATGCCGCCGCGGATGGCTTCGGCGAGCACCTGATTGCCGTCCGAAGCGCGCAGGGCATCACGCAAATCGACAGCGGCATCCTGTCCCAGGCACATGAACATGGTACCAGTGCAGGTGACGCGCACCCGGTTGCAACTTTCGCAGAAATTGTGGGTCATGGGCGTGATGAACCCCAGCCGGCCGCCGGTTTCCCCCACCTCGACGTAGCGGGCGGGGCCGCCGGTCTTGTAAGGAATATCGGTGAGCGTCCAGTTCTCCTCCAGACGCGCGCGCAGAAGTGACAGCGGGAGGTAGTGATCCGTTCGATCCTCGTCGACCTCGCCCATCGGCATGGTCTCGATAAGGGTCAGATCGAAGCCTTCGGCACCGCACCAGCCGATCATGCGATCAAGCTCATCCTCGTTGAACCCCTTGAGCGCAACGGCATTGATCTTGACGGAAAGACCGGCACCCTTGGCTGCCGAGATCCCCTCCATCACCTTGTCGAACTTGCCCCAGCGGGTGATCTTCTCGAACCGGTCGCGATCAAGCGTGTCGAGCGACACGTTGACACGACGCACACCCGCCTTCACGAGATCGTCGGCGAAGCGGGAAAGCTGGCTGCCGTTGGTGGTGATCGTGAGTTCGTCAAGCCGGCCATTCCCCACATCGGCACCGATTTCGCGAATGAGCCACATGATGTTTCGACGAACCAGCGGCTCGCCTCCCGTAAGACGGATCCGGCGCACGCCCTGATCCACGAAGGCGCCACACAGCCGGGCCAGTTCCTCGAGCGACAAGAGGTCCTTCTTCGGCAGAAAGGTCATGTTTTCCGCCATGCAGTATACGCAGCGGAAATCGCAACGGTCCGTGACCGAGATGCGGACATAGCTTACATGACGATCGAACGGGTCGATCAGCATTTCCTTCCTCCATGGCCCCACTTCTATGTCGGCGTTGCCTGCATGCCGGTCAAGTATCGAGGGCATTTGTCGCGACAGTGCGATCAATCCGGCCTATGGTCCGGACCGCCAGAACGGGTTTTACATGGATATCATCGGTCAATGAAGCTGTCATTTCCCGCAGCCGATTCTGAAGATGCAAGAGACGCCCAGGCGGCACTGATCCGCCGTTACGGGAACGCTCGACTGGAAGATGCCGACGTCATCGTGCCGCTGGGCGGCGACGGGTTCATGCTGGAGACCCTCCACGACCTGCCGGAGGGACCGTGCTCCATCTACGGGATGAATTTGGGGACGGTGGGCTTCCTGCTCAACGAGTACCGGCCAGGCGGGC
Proteins encoded in this region:
- the moaA gene encoding GTP 3',8-cyclase MoaA, with protein sequence MLIDPFDRHVSYVRISVTDRCDFRCVYCMAENMTFLPKKDLLSLEELARLCGAFVDQGVRRIRLTGGEPLVRRNIMWLIREIGADVGNGRLDELTITTNGSQLSRFADDLVKAGVRRVNVSLDTLDRDRFEKITRWGKFDKVMEGISAAKGAGLSVKINAVALKGFNEDELDRMIGWCGAEGFDLTLIETMPMGEVDEDRTDHYLPLSLLRARLEENWTLTDIPYKTGGPARYVEVGETGGRLGFITPMTHNFCESCNRVRVTCTGTMFMCLGQDAAVDLRDALRASDGNQVLAEAIRGGIARKPKGHDFIIDRRHNRPAVKRHMSVTGG
- the moaC gene encoding cyclic pyranopterin monophosphate synthase MoaC, giving the protein MSDLTHIDAEGNAVMVDVGGKDVTERSATACGVVIMEPATLQRISDRGIKKGDVLTIAQLAGIMGAKRTSDLIPLCHPLPLTSVRVRLEPDTELPGVRIEAVCKVSHRTGVEMEALTAVSVAALTIYDMCKALDRGMRITGIRLIRKTGGRSGDYAVPVA